The following are encoded in a window of Arcobacter sp. F2176 genomic DNA:
- a CDS encoding tRNA-dihydrouridine synthase: MKKLDFSQPLIVLAPLAGYTDLPFRAVVKKFGADLTISEMISSNALVYSSQKTFKMIEKSPSEDPYFVQIAGNKAELVRDAVEILNDMEGIDGIDLNCGCPAPKVFNHGSGSNLLGDLKKLEEILGTVKKYNKKLYTSAKVRIGVNEKIPVDIAKAVESCGVDFISVHGRTRAGKYKAPVDYDAIKAIKDAVSIPVIANGDIKDYKKAKEVLAHTNADGLMIGRGAIGKPWIFYQLKNEVEDISEDIKKAIILEHYDAVLKFHGEHGAIMFRKLLHSYSKGYNGASEFRDIINTIKEPDIMRDTIESFFTENELQN; this comes from the coding sequence ATGAAAAAACTTGATTTTAGCCAACCCTTAATAGTGTTGGCTCCCCTTGCTGGATATACTGATTTACCTTTTCGTGCAGTTGTAAAAAAATTTGGTGCGGATTTAACTATTTCTGAAATGATTTCATCAAATGCACTTGTTTATAGTTCTCAAAAAACTTTTAAAATGATAGAGAAATCTCCTTCAGAAGATCCATATTTTGTACAAATTGCAGGTAATAAGGCAGAACTAGTTCGTGATGCAGTTGAAATACTCAATGACATGGAAGGTATTGACGGTATTGATTTAAATTGTGGTTGTCCCGCACCAAAAGTTTTTAATCATGGAAGTGGTTCTAATCTTTTAGGTGATTTGAAAAAATTAGAAGAGATTTTAGGAACAGTTAAAAAATATAATAAAAAACTTTACACAAGTGCGAAAGTGCGAATTGGAGTAAATGAAAAGATTCCAGTTGATATTGCAAAAGCAGTTGAATCTTGTGGGGTTGATTTTATTTCTGTTCATGGAAGAACAAGAGCGGGGAAATATAAAGCACCAGTTGATTATGATGCAATAAAAGCGATAAAAGATGCTGTTTCAATTCCAGTAATTGCAAATGGTGATATAAAAGATTATAAAAAAGCTAAAGAAGTTCTTGCTCATACAAATGCAGATGGATTAATGATTGGAAGAGGTGCTATTGGTAAACCTTGGATTTTTTATCAATTAAAAAATGAAGTAGAAGATATAAGTGAAGATATAAAAAAAGCTATTATCTTAGAGCATTATGATGCAGTATTAAAGTTCCATGGTGAGCATGGTGCAATAATGTTTAGAAAACTACTTCATTCTTATTCTAAAGGCTACAATGGTGCCTCAGAGTTTAGAGATATAATTAATACAATAAAAGAACCAGATATTATGAGAGATACAATTGAAAGTTTTTTTACAGAAAATGAGTTACAAAATTAG
- a CDS encoding 50S ribosomal protein L11 methyltransferase: protein MKENYYELVINVKSSQELFIDLLTQLTQGAVEIEENRLIARSEENLEDIEFGIKEFARALGVECITSLKVKKNEDWIKKYQESVKAVEVGKFFVRPSWIEAKDDKIDIIINPALSFGSGHHETTNSCLEAISKYMKSEYEVLDVGCGSGILSIAASKLGAKVDICDTDEVCIESSKSNFLLNNAHFSQAWTGSAMASNKKYDFVIANIVADVLVMISKELKKCLKEGSTLVLSGILDNHLNKVLKKFEDLEQIEVIQKNEWVTLVLKKGV from the coding sequence GTGAAAGAAAATTATTATGAGTTAGTTATAAATGTTAAAAGTTCACAAGAGTTGTTCATAGATTTATTGACTCAATTAACTCAAGGTGCAGTTGAGATAGAAGAAAACAGACTTATTGCAAGAAGTGAAGAGAATTTAGAAGATATTGAATTTGGAATAAAAGAGTTTGCAAGAGCATTAGGAGTTGAGTGTATTACTTCTTTAAAAGTGAAAAAAAATGAAGATTGGATAAAAAAGTATCAAGAATCTGTAAAAGCAGTAGAAGTTGGTAAATTTTTTGTAAGACCATCTTGGATTGAAGCTAAAGATGATAAAATTGATATTATCATAAATCCAGCACTATCATTTGGTTCAGGTCATCATGAGACAACAAATAGTTGTTTAGAAGCTATTTCAAAATATATGAAAAGTGAATATGAAGTTCTTGATGTGGGGTGTGGAAGTGGTATTTTATCAATTGCAGCTAGTAAATTAGGTGCAAAAGTTGATATTTGTGATACAGATGAAGTCTGTATTGAAAGTTCAAAGTCTAATTTTTTGTTAAATAATGCACATTTCTCTCAAGCATGGACAGGAAGTGCAATGGCTTCTAATAAGAAGTATGATTTCGTTATTGCAAATATCGTTGCAGATGTTTTAGTAATGATTTCTAAAGAGTTGAAAAAATGCTTAAAAGAGGGTTCTACCTTAGTATTATCAGGGATATTAGATAATCATTTAAATAAAGTATTGAAAAAATTTGAAGATTTAGAACAAATTGAGGTAATTCAAAAAAATGAATGGGTTACCCTTGTATTAAAAAAAGGAGTTTAG
- the ftsH gene encoding ATP-dependent zinc metalloprotease FtsH — MRNKKNNKQDKNNNNNNNNNNNNFFSNNPLLVFVLFSLVTIMAFKALFPEEQGGTATNQNIQAFGQTKHKTIAYSDLKNLISSGKIQYVGIGNTNIKAVSKQNGSDITTYTARRVVPDSTLIPMLEKNGIDYGGVNEENVLADILFGWVLPIFIFFAIWMFLAKRMSKSMGGGSGGILGIGSSKKMINSEKPNVKFEDMAGNKEAKEEVQEVVDFLKDPDRYVKLGAQIPKGVLLVGPPGTGKTLLAKAVAGEADVEFLSVSGSAFIEMFVGVGASRVRDLFEQAKKVAPAIIFIDEIDAIGKSRASGGPMGGNDEREQTLNQLLAEMDGFATESAPVIVLAATNRPEVLDPALLRPGRFDRQVLVDKPDFEGRKEILNVHIKGVKVGKDVDLVEVARMTAGLAGADLANIINEAALLAGRAKKEEVTYSDFKEAVERQIAGLEKKSRRISPKERKIVAYHESGHALIAEITKGAKKVNKVSIVPRGLAALGYTLNNPEENKYLMQKHELIAEVDVLLGGRAAEEVFIKEISTGAGNDLERATDIVKSMASIYGMSDIAGLMVLEKRSNQFLGGQTQKDFSDNMAKDLDTHIKTVLNERYEIVLQSLRDNSNAIEEMTKELLEVEVISGERVREIIKANGGVVFEDEDLHSGKIENNVELDVDSTESSEDKKEDNSSNNDDESKDKEDKKDD, encoded by the coding sequence TTGAGAAATAAGAAAAACAATAAACAAGACAAAAACAACAATAACAACAATAATAACAATAATAATAACTTTTTTAGTAATAATCCGTTGTTAGTTTTTGTTTTATTTTCACTTGTAACAATTATGGCTTTTAAAGCCTTGTTTCCAGAAGAACAAGGAGGAACTGCAACAAATCAAAATATCCAAGCATTTGGACAAACAAAACATAAGACTATTGCATATTCTGATTTAAAAAATTTAATTAGCAGTGGAAAAATCCAATATGTTGGAATTGGAAATACTAATATTAAAGCTGTATCTAAACAAAATGGTTCGGATATTACAACTTATACGGCTAGAAGAGTTGTTCCAGATAGCACACTAATTCCTATGTTAGAAAAGAATGGAATAGATTATGGTGGAGTTAATGAGGAAAATGTTTTAGCTGATATTTTATTTGGTTGGGTTTTACCTATATTTATATTCTTTGCAATTTGGATGTTCCTAGCTAAAAGAATGTCAAAATCTATGGGTGGTGGAAGTGGAGGAATCCTAGGAATTGGATCTTCTAAAAAAATGATAAACTCAGAAAAACCAAATGTAAAATTTGAAGATATGGCTGGAAATAAAGAGGCTAAAGAAGAAGTTCAAGAAGTTGTTGATTTCTTAAAAGATCCAGATAGATATGTAAAACTTGGAGCTCAAATTCCAAAAGGTGTTTTACTAGTAGGACCTCCAGGTACAGGTAAAACTCTACTTGCAAAAGCAGTTGCAGGTGAAGCAGATGTTGAATTTTTATCAGTATCTGGTTCTGCATTTATTGAAATGTTTGTTGGGGTTGGAGCTTCAAGAGTTAGAGACCTATTTGAACAAGCAAAAAAAGTAGCACCTGCAATTATTTTTATTGATGAAATTGATGCTATTGGAAAGAGTAGAGCATCAGGTGGACCAATGGGTGGAAATGATGAAAGAGAACAAACTCTAAATCAACTTTTAGCAGAAATGGATGGATTCGCAACAGAATCTGCGCCTGTTATTGTACTTGCTGCAACAAATAGACCTGAAGTTCTTGATCCTGCACTTTTAAGACCAGGAAGATTTGATAGACAAGTTTTAGTTGATAAACCTGACTTTGAAGGTAGAAAAGAGATTTTAAATGTACACATCAAAGGTGTAAAAGTTGGAAAAGATGTTGACTTAGTTGAAGTAGCTCGTATGACTGCTGGATTAGCAGGGGCTGATTTAGCAAATATTATTAATGAAGCAGCACTATTAGCAGGACGAGCAAAAAAAGAAGAAGTTACATACTCTGATTTTAAAGAAGCAGTAGAAAGACAAATTGCTGGATTAGAAAAAAAATCAAGAAGAATATCTCCAAAAGAGAGAAAAATTGTAGCTTACCATGAATCTGGACATGCATTAATTGCAGAGATTACAAAAGGTGCTAAAAAAGTAAATAAAGTTTCTATTGTTCCAAGAGGACTTGCAGCTTTAGGATATACACTTAACAATCCTGAAGAGAATAAATATTTAATGCAAAAACATGAACTAATAGCTGAAGTTGACGTGTTATTAGGTGGACGAGCTGCAGAAGAAGTATTTATCAAAGAGATTAGTACAGGTGCTGGAAATGACCTAGAAAGAGCAACAGATATTGTTAAATCTATGGCTTCTATTTATGGTATGAGTGATATTGCTGGATTAATGGTTTTAGAAAAAAGGTCAAATCAATTTTTAGGTGGTCAAACACAAAAAGATTTCTCTGATAATATGGCGAAAGACCTTGATACTCATATTAAAACTGTATTAAACGAAAGATATGAAATCGTTCTTCAATCGTTAAGAGACAATAGTAATGCAATTGAAGAGATGACTAAAGAACTACTTGAAGTAGAAGTTATTTCAGGTGAGAGAGTAAGAGAAATTATTAAAGCTAATGGCGGAGTTGTTTTTGAAGATGAAGATTTACACTCAGGAAAAATAGAAAACAATGTTGAATTAGATGTAGATAGTACAGAATCATCTGAAGACAAAAAAGAAGATAACTCTTCAAATAATGATGATGAATCTAAAGATAAAGAAGATAAAAAAGATGATTAA
- a CDS encoding 2-isopropylmalate synthase — MDKNRIIVFDTTLRDGEQSPGCSMNTDEKIKVALQLEKLGVDVIEAGFAAASPGDFDAVSRIAEVVKNSSICSLSRAIENDIKQSGLAVQKAAMHRIHTFIATSPIHMKYKLKMSEEEVIKRAVRAVEYARTFVDDVEFSLEDAGRSEISFMKEVMDAVIAAGASTINLPDTVGYRLPTELGAMVKELSDFAGDRAIISVHNHNDLGLATANTLSAVLNGARQIEVTVNGLGERAGNSALEEAVMAIKTRKDAFGDLYTNINTKEIYPSSRLVATITGVEPQQNKAIVGKNAFAHESGIHQDGMLKNQETYEIMKPEDIGVYKESNLILGKHSGRAAFRDKIEHLGFDKIPDEELNTAFEKFKALADKKKDVTDDDIRMLVTDESLNHDKTYELVGLQISDCSSGTPMASVSIKHKDEVMIEANIGNGTMDAIFKTIDRLTGYSGELQSYNVTSVTEGKDALAKVTTRVIFDKSSPSFVGHGLSIDTMLATAKAYLGALNSYLSQKERLAKNSEHQI; from the coding sequence ATGGATAAAAATAGAATTATAGTATTTGATACTACATTAAGAGATGGGGAACAAAGTCCTGGTTGTTCAATGAATACTGACGAAAAAATTAAAGTTGCTTTACAATTAGAAAAGTTAGGTGTTGATGTTATTGAAGCTGGTTTTGCAGCTGCAAGTCCTGGGGATTTTGATGCTGTTTCAAGAATAGCAGAAGTTGTTAAAAACTCAAGTATTTGTTCTTTAAGTAGAGCAATTGAAAATGATATTAAACAATCAGGTTTAGCTGTACAAAAAGCTGCAATGCACAGAATTCACACTTTTATTGCAACTTCACCAATACACATGAAATATAAATTAAAAATGAGTGAAGAAGAAGTTATTAAAAGAGCAGTTCGTGCGGTTGAATATGCAAGAACATTTGTTGATGATGTAGAGTTTTCTTTAGAAGATGCAGGAAGAAGTGAAATCTCTTTTATGAAAGAGGTTATGGATGCAGTTATTGCAGCAGGGGCAAGTACAATTAACTTACCAGATACTGTAGGATATAGATTACCAACAGAATTAGGTGCAATGGTAAAAGAATTAAGTGATTTTGCAGGAGATAGAGCAATAATCTCAGTTCACAATCACAATGACTTAGGATTGGCAACAGCGAATACTTTATCTGCTGTTTTAAATGGTGCTAGACAAATAGAAGTTACAGTTAATGGTTTGGGTGAGAGAGCAGGGAATTCTGCTTTAGAAGAGGCTGTAATGGCTATTAAAACGAGAAAAGATGCCTTTGGTGATTTATATACAAATATAAATACAAAAGAGATATATCCATCATCTAGATTAGTAGCAACAATTACAGGTGTTGAACCACAACAAAACAAAGCTATTGTTGGTAAAAATGCATTTGCCCATGAAAGTGGAATTCATCAAGATGGTATGTTAAAAAATCAAGAAACATATGAAATCATGAAACCTGAAGATATTGGTGTTTACAAAGAATCTAATTTGATTTTAGGAAAACATAGTGGTCGTGCAGCATTTAGAGATAAAATAGAGCACTTAGGATTTGATAAAATACCTGATGAAGAGTTAAATACTGCATTTGAAAAATTTAAAGCCTTAGCTGATAAGAAAAAAGATGTTACTGATGATGATATTAGAATGTTAGTTACAGATGAGTCTTTAAATCATGATAAAACTTATGAATTAGTTGGATTACAAATTTCTGACTGTTCATCAGGAACTCCAATGGCATCTGTGTCAATTAAACATAAAGATGAAGTTATGATTGAAGCAAATATTGGTAATGGTACAATGGATGCAATTTTCAAAACTATTGATAGACTTACAGGTTATAGTGGAGAATTACAAAGTTATAATGTAACTTCAGTAACTGAAGGTAAAGATGCCTTAGCAAAAGTAACAACAAGAGTTATTTTTGATAAATCTTCACCATCATTTGTGGGACATGGTTTAAGTATTGATACTATGCTTGCAACTGCAAAGGCGTATTTAGGTGCACTTAATTCATATCTTTCTCAAAAAGAGAGATTAGCTAAAAACAGTGAACATCAAATTTAA
- a CDS encoding DUF1538 family protein — MMQFNFFLKLLKDSFRDLLPIILVILFFQLAILQTVPPGWISTTIGLIIVAVGLAIFLQGLEIGIFPVGESLARDFAKSGWTIWILIFGFMIGFGTTIAEPALAVIADKAASISSGRIDASVLRFVVAGSVGFAILLGVYRIIKGHPIHYYIIVGYLFVVSITFFAPKEIIGLAYDLGGVTTSTVTVPLVAALGIGLASNIKGRNPVIDGFGLIAFASLTPMIFVQIYGIAVYSLVDAKDVAAIAINPIISSPKDITISSVIMGIIAVIKDVTPILLIILFFQYGVLKKSIQNIKTVFLGFVLVIIGLYAFILGLELGLFTLGETMAYELTKSKSVLVIYAFAFAIGFSTTMAEPALMAIAKKAKEISDGRINDFALRLFVALGVAIGIALGAFRIVDGGHIHYYIIVGYIVVIILTFIAPKYIIPIAYDSGGVTTSTVTVPLVAALGIGLATNIPGRSPLIDGFGLIAFASLFPMITVMLYGILTEKLGVKSDTQIEAENILRDNLVDAENMDLATVNIDGSNRRHSLPMDFYAVAIIVPKDKKIDAIQAASKAGANGVTVLRADGMGLGKMHNFYRTSFEANDSLLLFLLPKARVNPVIKSIIHSLHITTEGKGIAFAFPLTHMKGISLSRHDIFQNRKDRKDGNEENEESNEKELTKEDGSNK; from the coding sequence ATGATGCAGTTTAACTTTTTCTTAAAATTATTAAAAGATTCATTTAGAGATCTTCTTCCAATAATTTTAGTAATCTTATTCTTTCAATTAGCAATTTTACAAACAGTACCACCTGGGTGGATATCTACAACTATTGGTTTAATTATTGTAGCTGTTGGGCTTGCAATTTTTTTACAAGGTTTGGAAATAGGTATATTTCCAGTTGGGGAAAGCCTTGCTCGTGATTTTGCAAAATCTGGATGGACAATTTGGATTTTAATATTTGGTTTTATGATAGGTTTTGGTACAACTATTGCAGAACCAGCTCTTGCAGTTATTGCAGACAAGGCAGCTTCAATTTCTAGTGGTAGAATTGATGCTTCGGTTCTACGATTTGTTGTTGCAGGTTCTGTTGGTTTTGCAATTTTACTTGGTGTTTACAGAATAATAAAAGGTCATCCAATTCACTATTATATAATAGTAGGATATCTTTTTGTAGTAAGTATTACTTTTTTTGCTCCAAAAGAGATTATTGGACTTGCGTATGACTTAGGAGGAGTTACAACTTCTACTGTAACCGTTCCTTTAGTTGCAGCCCTTGGTATTGGATTAGCTTCAAATATAAAAGGACGAAATCCTGTAATTGATGGATTTGGACTTATTGCTTTTGCTTCACTTACTCCTATGATTTTTGTACAAATTTATGGAATAGCTGTTTATTCTTTGGTTGATGCAAAAGATGTTGCAGCAATCGCAATTAATCCAATAATCTCTTCACCAAAAGACATAACAATAAGTTCTGTGATAATGGGGATAATTGCAGTTATAAAAGATGTAACACCAATATTACTTATTATATTGTTTTTCCAATATGGTGTATTGAAAAAAAGCATTCAAAATATAAAAACTGTATTTTTAGGATTTGTTCTTGTTATTATTGGTTTATATGCATTTATATTAGGGTTAGAACTAGGGCTATTTACCCTTGGTGAAACAATGGCTTATGAATTAACAAAAAGTAAGTCAGTATTAGTAATCTATGCCTTTGCCTTTGCCATTGGATTTTCTACAACTATGGCAGAACCTGCACTTATGGCCATTGCAAAAAAAGCAAAAGAGATTAGTGATGGTAGAATAAATGACTTTGCACTAAGACTGTTTGTTGCACTTGGCGTTGCCATTGGTATTGCTCTTGGTGCCTTTAGAATAGTTGATGGTGGACATATCCATTATTATATTATTGTAGGATATATTGTTGTTATAATCTTAACTTTTATAGCACCAAAGTATATTATTCCAATAGCTTATGATAGTGGTGGAGTTACAACTTCAACTGTAACTGTTCCTTTAGTAGCAGCACTTGGAATTGGACTTGCAACAAATATTCCAGGAAGAAGCCCACTTATTGATGGTTTTGGACTTATTGCTTTTGCTTCACTATTTCCTATGATTACAGTTATGTTGTATGGGATACTAACTGAAAAACTTGGAGTTAAGTCAGATACACAAATTGAAGCTGAAAATATCTTACGAGACAATTTAGTTGATGCTGAGAATATGGATTTAGCAACTGTAAATATTGATGGAAGTAATAGAAGACACTCATTACCGATGGATTTTTATGCGGTTGCAATAATAGTTCCAAAAGATAAAAAAATAGATGCAATACAAGCAGCTAGTAAAGCTGGTGCAAATGGTGTTACAGTTTTAAGAGCAGATGGTATGGGACTTGGGAAAATGCACAATTTCTATCGAACATCTTTTGAAGCAAATGATTCTTTACTTCTATTTTTATTACCAAAAGCTAGGGTAAATCCTGTGATAAAATCAATTATTCACTCACTTCATATTACTACAGAAGGAAAAGGTATCGCTTTTGCTTTTCCTTTAACTCACATGAAAGGGATTAGTTTAAGTAGACATGATATTTTTCAAAATAGAAAAGATAGAAAAGATGGAAATGAAGAAAATGAAGAAAGTAATGAAAAAGAATTAACAAAAGAAGATGGAAGTAATAAATAA
- a CDS encoding thioredoxin family protein, with amino-acid sequence MEVINNLEQIKEKIASKEALIIYFSSKNCSVCKVLKPKIEKEISTYFDKISFFEIRIDESLEISSYFSVFQAPTILFYLDGKEFLREGKNISISVFIDAIKRPYEMFYGE; translated from the coding sequence ATGGAAGTAATAAATAATTTAGAACAGATAAAAGAGAAGATAGCCTCGAAAGAGGCTTTGATTATATACTTTTCTTCTAAAAATTGTTCAGTATGCAAAGTATTAAAACCAAAGATAGAAAAAGAAATTTCAACTTATTTCGATAAAATTAGTTTTTTCGAAATAAGAATTGATGAGAGCTTAGAAATAAGTTCTTATTTTTCAGTATTTCAAGCTCCTACAATTTTATTTTACCTTGATGGGAAAGAGTTTTTAAGAGAAGGAAAAAATATAAGCATAAGTGTTTTTATTGATGCAATAAAAAGGCCTTATGAGATGTTTTATGGAGAATAA
- a CDS encoding heme-binding domain-containing protein produces MKITILIFFIVLLLMQAIQIDKTNPVTDKSLEIQAPKEVKVLLKNACYDCHSSETIWPWYSSIAPGSWIIEGHVVDGRKALDFSTWANYTKEEKEKKLKKIHRTVYAAMPLASYIWIHKEANLTKEQRALIREWTGVRK; encoded by the coding sequence ATGAAAATTACTATTTTAATATTTTTTATAGTGTTGCTTTTAATGCAAGCAATACAAATAGACAAAACAAACCCCGTTACTGACAAGTCTTTAGAGATACAAGCACCAAAAGAGGTTAAAGTTTTATTAAAAAATGCTTGTTATGATTGCCACTCAAGTGAAACTATTTGGCCATGGTATAGTTCAATCGCACCTGGATCTTGGATAATAGAAGGGCATGTGGTTGATGGAAGAAAAGCATTAGATTTTAGTACTTGGGCAAATTATACAAAAGAAGAAAAAGAAAAAAAACTTAAAAAAATACATAGAACAGTTTATGCTGCTATGCCTTTGGCTAGTTATATTTGGATACATAAAGAAGCCAATTTAACAAAAGAACAAAGAGCCTTGATAAGAGAATGGACAGGAGTTAGAAAATAG